One genomic region from Thermoleptolyngbya sichuanensis A183 encodes:
- the groL gene encoding chaperonin GroEL (60 kDa chaperone family; promotes refolding of misfolded polypeptides especially under stressful conditions; forms two stacked rings of heptamers to form a barrel-shaped 14mer; ends can be capped by GroES; misfolded proteins enter the barrel where they are refolded when GroES binds): MSKIIVFEEESRQALERGVNAIANAVRVTLGPKGRNVLLEKKFGAPQIVNDGITIAKEIELEDPLENTGAQLIREVASKTKDLAGDGTTTATVLAQAIIHEGLKNVAAGTNPISLRRGIEKAVAKLVDEIEAVAQPIEGNAIAQVATVSAGSDEEVGAIIAEAVEKVGRDGVITVEESKSLTTELEVVEGMQFDRGYISPYFVTDAERMICEMENVAILITTQKIGSIGELVPVLEKIARAGQPLLIIAEDIEGEALATLVVNRLRGVLNVVAVKAPSFGDRRKAVLQDIAVLTGGQMIAEEIGLSLDTATLEMLGNARKVTITKDTTTLVAEAPDKVALDKRIAQIRKELSETDSEYDSEKLQERLAKLTGGVAVIKVGAATETELKDKKLRIEDALNATKAALAEGIVPGGGSTLLHLSKKLADFKNTLSAEEQIGANIIMKALEAPLRQIADNAGVEGSVVVERVRAMEFGKGYNALTDAYEDLIAAGILDPAKVVRSGLQDAASVAAMVLTTEALVVEKPEPAAPAPGGDMGGMGGMGGMGGMGMM; the protein is encoded by the coding sequence ATGTCTAAGATCATTGTGTTTGAGGAAGAGTCTCGGCAGGCGCTGGAGCGCGGTGTGAATGCGATCGCCAATGCGGTGCGCGTGACGCTCGGGCCGAAGGGACGCAACGTGCTGCTGGAGAAAAAGTTTGGTGCGCCGCAGATTGTCAACGACGGCATCACGATTGCCAAAGAGATCGAGCTAGAAGATCCGCTAGAAAACACGGGGGCGCAGTTGATTCGTGAAGTTGCCTCCAAAACAAAAGATTTGGCGGGTGATGGCACGACCACTGCCACGGTGCTGGCCCAGGCCATCATCCACGAAGGGCTGAAGAATGTGGCGGCTGGGACGAACCCCATTAGTCTGCGTCGCGGCATTGAAAAAGCAGTGGCCAAACTGGTGGATGAGATCGAAGCCGTCGCCCAGCCTATCGAAGGAAATGCGATCGCCCAGGTGGCCACGGTTTCCGCAGGTAGTGATGAAGAGGTTGGCGCAATTATTGCCGAAGCCGTTGAGAAAGTCGGCCGCGATGGCGTGATCACCGTGGAGGAATCCAAGTCTCTGACCACAGAACTGGAAGTTGTGGAAGGGATGCAGTTCGATCGCGGCTACATCTCGCCCTACTTTGTCACCGATGCGGAGCGGATGATCTGCGAGATGGAGAATGTTGCGATTCTAATCACCACGCAGAAAATCGGCTCGATTGGTGAACTGGTGCCCGTTCTGGAAAAGATTGCCCGGGCCGGACAGCCGCTGCTGATCATCGCTGAAGATATCGAAGGCGAAGCTCTGGCAACGCTGGTGGTCAACCGTCTGCGAGGCGTGCTGAACGTGGTTGCGGTGAAGGCTCCGAGCTTTGGCGATCGCCGCAAAGCCGTGCTGCAAGATATTGCCGTGCTGACGGGCGGCCAGATGATTGCGGAGGAAATTGGCCTCAGCCTGGACACCGCCACGCTGGAAATGCTGGGCAACGCCCGCAAGGTTACCATTACTAAAGACACCACCACACTGGTTGCCGAAGCCCCCGATAAGGTGGCTCTGGACAAGCGCATCGCTCAAATCCGCAAGGAGCTTAGCGAAACGGATTCAGAATACGACTCCGAGAAACTGCAAGAGCGCCTGGCCAAGCTGACGGGCGGTGTGGCTGTGATTAAGGTCGGTGCAGCCACCGAGACGGAACTGAAGGACAAAAAGCTGCGGATCGAAGACGCACTGAACGCGACGAAAGCCGCGCTGGCGGAAGGCATTGTGCCCGGTGGCGGTTCTACGCTGCTGCACCTGAGCAAAAAGCTGGCTGACTTCAAAAACACGCTCTCGGCAGAGGAGCAAATCGGAGCCAACATCATCATGAAAGCGTTGGAAGCCCCGTTGCGCCAGATTGCCGACAATGCCGGAGTCGAAGGCTCGGTCGTGGTGGAACGAGTGCGAGCGATGGAGTTTGGCAAGGGCTACAACGCGCTCACCGATGCCTATGAAGACCTAATCGCGGCGGGGATTCTCGATCCGGCGAAGGTCGTGCGCTCTGGCTTGCAGGACGCGGCCTCGGTGGCGGCGATGGTGCTGACGACGGAAGCACTGGTGGTCGAAAAGCCTGAACCTGCGGCTCCCGCTCCCGGCGGCGACATGGGCGGCATGGGCGGCATGGGCGGTATGGGCGGCATGGGCATGATGTAG
- a CDS encoding GuaB3 family IMP dehydrogenase-related protein, whose protein sequence is MDIQIGKGKSARRAYGIDEIALVPGSRTLDPSLADTRWTIGGIEREIPIIASAMDGVVDVRMAVALSELGALGVLNLEGVQTRYDDPNAVLDRIASVEKHEFVPLMQELYAEPIKPALIEQRIQEIKQQGGIAAVSATPAGASRFGQTVAKAGADLFFVQATVVSTAHLSPESITPLDLADFCQEMPIPVILGNCVTYDVALNLMKAGASGVLVGIGPGAACTSRGVLGVGVPQATAIADCAAARDDYHRETGNYVPIIADGGLITGGDICKCIACGADGVMIGSPFARAAEAPGRGYHWGMATPSPVLPRGTRIRVGTTGTLREILRGPAKLDDGTHNFLGALQTSMGTLGAKDIREMQQVEVIIAPSLLTEGKVYQKAQQLGMGK, encoded by the coding sequence GTGGACATCCAAATTGGTAAGGGTAAATCTGCCCGCAGAGCCTACGGTATCGACGAAATTGCACTGGTTCCAGGTTCGCGCACGCTCGACCCATCTCTCGCCGATACCCGCTGGACGATCGGCGGCATCGAGCGGGAAATTCCGATTATTGCCAGCGCAATGGACGGGGTAGTGGATGTGCGGATGGCGGTAGCGCTGAGCGAACTGGGCGCGCTAGGCGTGTTGAACCTGGAGGGCGTGCAGACGCGCTACGACGATCCAAATGCCGTCCTAGATCGAATTGCATCGGTGGAAAAGCACGAGTTTGTGCCGCTGATGCAGGAGCTATACGCAGAGCCGATTAAACCAGCGCTAATTGAGCAGCGGATTCAGGAAATTAAGCAGCAGGGTGGGATTGCGGCGGTGAGCGCGACTCCGGCAGGTGCGTCTCGGTTTGGGCAGACCGTGGCCAAGGCCGGCGCAGATCTGTTTTTTGTGCAGGCGACGGTGGTGTCTACGGCGCATCTGTCGCCGGAGTCGATCACGCCGCTAGATTTGGCAGACTTTTGTCAGGAAATGCCGATTCCTGTGATTTTGGGGAATTGCGTGACCTACGATGTGGCGCTGAATTTGATGAAGGCGGGCGCATCGGGCGTGCTAGTGGGCATTGGGCCGGGCGCAGCCTGTACCTCTCGTGGGGTGTTGGGGGTGGGTGTGCCCCAGGCGACGGCGATCGCCGACTGCGCGGCTGCCCGCGACGACTATCATCGGGAAACCGGAAACTATGTGCCAATCATTGCGGATGGAGGTCTGATTACGGGTGGCGATATCTGCAAGTGCATCGCCTGTGGTGCAGATGGCGTAATGATTGGGTCGCCCTTCGCTCGTGCGGCCGAAGCGCCCGGTCGTGGCTATCACTGGGGCATGGCAACGCCCAGTCCTGTGCTGCCTCGCGGAACCCGCATTCGCGTGGGGACGACGGGGACACTGCGCGAGATTTTGCGCGGGCCGGCAAAGCTGGATGACGGTACACACAATTTTTTGGGTGCGCTGCAAACCAGCATGGGCACACTGGGTGCAAAGGACATTCGGGAGATGCAGCAGGTCGAGGTGATTATCGCGCCGTCGCTGCTTACGGAGGGCAAGGTCTATCAGAAGGCTCAACAGCTTGGCATGGGTAAATAA
- the apcA gene encoding allophycocyanin subunit alpha, with the protein MSIVTKSIVNADAEARYLSPGELDRIKGFVTSGEKRLRIAQVLTDSRERIVKQAGDQLFQKRPDVVSPGGNAYGEEMTATCLRDLDYYLRLVTYGVVAGDVTPIEEIGIVGVREMYKSLGTPIEAVAEGVRAMKNVATSMMSGEDAAEAGAYFDYVIGAMQ; encoded by the coding sequence ATGAGTATTGTCACGAAGTCAATCGTGAATGCCGATGCTGAGGCTCGCTATCTCAGCCCGGGTGAACTAGACCGGATCAAAGGCTTTGTCACCTCTGGTGAAAAGCGTCTGCGGATTGCCCAAGTGCTGACCGACTCTCGCGAGCGGATTGTGAAGCAAGCGGGTGACCAACTGTTCCAAAAGCGTCCCGACGTGGTTTCTCCCGGTGGTAACGCTTATGGCGAAGAAATGACGGCTACTTGCCTGCGTGACCTCGACTACTACCTGCGTCTGGTGACCTACGGTGTGGTTGCAGGCGATGTCACTCCCATCGAAGAAATCGGCATCGTGGGTGTACGTGAGATGTACAAGTCTCTGGGTACTCCCATCGAAGCAGTGGCAGAAGGCGTTCGCGCAATGAAGAACGTGGCAACGTCCATGATGTCTGGCGAAGATGCGGCTGAAGCTGGCGCTTACTTCGACTACGTTATCGGCGCAATGCAGTAG
- the apcB gene encoding allophycocyanin subunit beta: MQDAITSVINSSDVQGKYLDTAALEKLKGYFSTGELRVRAATTISANAAAIVKEAVAKSLLYSDITRPGGNMYTTRRYAACIRDLDYYLRYATYAMLAGDPSILDERVLNGLKETYNSLGVPVAATVQAIQAMKEVTASLVGADAGKEMGVYFDYICSGLS, from the coding sequence ATGCAAGACGCAATTACTTCTGTTATTAATTCTTCTGACGTTCAGGGCAAATACCTGGATACCGCCGCTCTGGAAAAGCTGAAGGGCTACTTCTCCACGGGTGAACTGCGCGTCCGCGCCGCCACCACCATCAGCGCCAACGCTGCTGCCATCGTGAAGGAAGCGGTTGCCAAGTCCCTCCTGTATTCGGACATCACCCGTCCCGGCGGCAACATGTACACCACCCGTCGCTATGCAGCTTGCATCCGCGACCTCGACTACTACCTCCGCTATGCCACCTACGCCATGCTGGCTGGTGACCCTTCTATCCTGGATGAGCGCGTGCTCAACGGTTTGAAGGAAACCTACAATTCGCTGGGCGTGCCTGTAGCTGCGACGGTGCAAGCGATCCAAGCCATGAAAGAAGTGACTGCCAGCTTGGTGGGTGCTGACGCTGGCAAGGAAATGGGCGTGTACTTCGACTACATCTGCTCCGGCTTGAGCTAG